DNA from Kryptolebias marmoratus isolate JLee-2015 linkage group LG15, ASM164957v2, whole genome shotgun sequence:
tttaaaatgttcccAACACTTAGTTTAGACAAAGCTGACAACACATTTGTTGTTGGTGGTTCACTTGTTGTTCTTGATGGTGTCTCACCTATagacaaataaaatcacacaacaaaaatattttttgctgtatttaaaatatatatatatatatatatatatatatatatatatatatatatatatatatatatatatatttactaaTAATATATCAACTaaagttttgccatttttttaaacatcaaacattAGTACTGAAAATAATAACCTTTTATGCAGGGAATGAGTGGATCAAGCTCTTCTTTAATAACACAGTTCAGATCTTCCCCGATGCACATGATGAAACGTGCATGTGGAGTGTTAGGTGGTCCTGTGtgaaaattgacaaaaaatagtttaaaagcagcaaacatcaACTTTAACTTAGAAGATaactgttacaaataaaagtgtttagAGTTATACAGACTTAagtgttattattttttcatcatCCTAAATAatgattcaaagaaaaaaaagtgaaagaagaaaagtctTGTTTccttaacaacaaacaaacaacaacaactcttAAGATGTACACATCCTGGTTTACTGAAAAGTCACTAAtctggaaatatttatttaattaaaataaatttcctACGAATATGTCTAATATTCAGATCAACTTACCAATACCATGTACAATGTTCTTACAATGTACGCAATGGTCACATTTCTGTCCACCTGCattttgaaacataaaacacagcatCATCCACCAGAGGAGCCAGCTCTCTGTCCtgtggaaaaaacagaaacaatttaGGCAGAGAAGCTGTGTGTTCTTGGCAAGCagttatgaaataaaatcaccTCAAGAGAATCAAATACACTGAATCATCAAAGCAACCACTACATTAAACATATGactgctgtgtttctgttatAGTAGAGCATGATCTTTTTGTATTCAGTGTGATGAACGACAAATTGGTGGATTTTAAAATTCTCATTTATGTACTCCATGTCCTGAGGTGGGCTGGAAGAACCGTCGTGTTTAGGAGGAGGTAGCCCACAGAACTGTGCTCGCTATATGAGAAATACATGAGACTCAATTATGGTTTGCCAGCTCCgggtcaaacagcaggaagacatCGCTGAATCTGCTGACCACAAATACCTGATATCCAACCTAAATCAAACTTCACTGTTGTGGTTCTCCAGTACCACCACACAACCTCCAACATCCTGGGTTCAATGTTGCCAACCTcgcaacttttaaaacaaataataaaaaattaaaaagcaatttgGGACAGATCTAATTacttttcctggttttattgtTAGGGCCTTGAGAACATCAACCACTGCCTTTGGAGCAACGACATCTCTAACCACTGCCCCTGCCTTTGTTCTCCctaaagtcagtttttatttgtttgttttttataatttttgtaGAATCATTTGATTCTGTTTATGTGCACAGTCAGCATGTTGTAACTGAGGTTGAGTCTGACTATGAAGTACAACTGTGTCACCTAGGAAATTTATACATATTAAAGAATTAACACTTTTTGGGGGTACATCATTATTGTTAGATTTGGTGTTGCCATGTCTGTGACAGATGTGTGTTGGACATTTATggaaaacaaattaacatttaattgCTAAATAAAGGAGGATTCTGTATTTTACAGGACAGCTAGCAACCCTAACATCAGATAAGCCCCTTCCATTCTCCATTCAGATGAATGCATCAAATAAAGGCAGCAGCTGCTCAATACTTCAGTCAAAAATGCAGGGTCACCAACAAAATGCTGGACAACATTTAGTGTAGACAATACAAATGTGAATTACAGAATTCACAACTCTGTCTTCACCAActtgacaaagaaacaaaaacaccggcacaaaataaaacatactacTGATGCGGCCTGTGGTGGTCATGGCCCAGAGTCccttatttgcattttaagatAACACTGCTGCCCTGGGGCCATGATAGAAATAAATTTACTAggtttttcataaataatttaaaataaaaaatagaaaagtgtatatttttctttttctttttgcatagcacctaaaaatagaaacaacaaataaataaatgccacAACTGAACAAATTATAGTACATAGTTTATAGAGAGAGAATAAGCATATGACTTTTTTGGTTGTAAACATTGCAGATCTCTGAGGTAAAGGATACACGACAAATTTAGAATACACAATACCTGGAATTAGTTCAATTAACTAccattattttttcaaaatatattcagaaatgtaaaaagctGTTATTAGACAAACACGATCAtccattttgatgtatttgtctttattaGGTAAGCTTGATAAGCTTGTGTGCCTCTTATAGATGatctttattaaacacaaaaccctaaaGATGGTTTAGAAATTTAACTTATAGTTAAAATATCTTGTTAAGACACATTGGtttgagacaaaaagaaaaatctgttaaattaaGAGATTTATAACCTACCTCTGCATGCTGCTCAGTTCCTGATAATATTTTATCTAAAAAGAGGACAGAGCTCAACTGATGTGACAGCAGAACTAAACTAGTGAGGAAAGGGgttgaaatttaaaatttttgtgaGAACATCATGCAAATCACATTctaagaggaaaaagaggaagcaTACAGAGGCTGATAATCATCTGCACGCTCTGCTGCCACGCCAATATTACAGGATTCAAACTTTCTGAACACATCAAATAACTCAGGGGTGTTTTTAGGTTCCCTGATTGTTCATTCAAGAGCAGCATTTTTGAAAACTCAGGTTTTTAAAGAAGTCTGCAAAAGACTGTATTCATAATGGTAGTTCACTGTTACCATAAACAGAGACAGTGGTACATAAAAACAAGGTTCTTTATTCATACAGagaaattattacatttataaGAACAGGGAGATGGGGAggataatatatttttttaaatctttgaaacaacaaacaagaaatcaaacatttgaagAATCGATAAAAGCAACTATGAGTTGATGTGACATATAACTGTGCAGCTTTCccaaatttgcattttaaatggaaatgttatgaatttGAAAAATACACCTAACATTGTTTATCCACAAGCTTCAGTTTGTCCTCATTACCTCCGCCAACAAGgttgtttttggtagtgttggttggtttgtcttaTTGTtcgcaagattacttaaaaactaataaacagatagtgatgaaatcttcaggaaatgttagggttgtcacaaaaaccaagtgaataaatgttggttctgatttacagtttttaatgaccctGTGGCCTTGGCAAAGGTTTTCGCTCTCCAAATACTTCTAGTTTGAATTTGCTACAATGTGAAGGAATTCAAAATTTGGTCAATATGTGCAAAGAAATTGCTGGTTAGTGTTTGGAGCAGGTGTCACCATGAATTCAAGCCACATTATGCCTTCATGGACTCACCTGTGGCTTGTGAAAGACTGAATGTTGACCCTTTTCAGCAAAATCACACAAATTTACCAGGTTTTCCCACATTTGATCAGATGAACATGTTGGAAGATGTTCCCGTATACATAGAAAACATGATCAGAATGGGTTTCACATGTGAATTTAACATGCTTTAAAAGGTGAAACAGTGATTTTTGtcaattgtgttgttttttttcctccaaatctgcagtggaaaaaggtgcaaaacatGTCTTTCATATATGTCACTTTTTAATTTAGCATGTTCACATTTTCACAAGTAAAATTGTGggatttccacatgtgaagttcATGTACAGTAGTTTTTTAGTAATGCTGATTTTCAGGCTTTAACCATCAACAGGTTTGCTGCAGGTGACCCACGCAGTAGAAACATAAcactaaattctgttttatttcatttaggtttatttttgtctcaccTCTAGAAAGTCCAGTGAAAATACCAACATGTAGTTTCTGAGTTTGATCCTTGGATTTCACATCTCTCGTTACCTTGTTTTATTCAGAAGCACCACAGTACGTAAATGGACATTTGAGTAAGAATCTCCACAGACTGCACAATGGATGGATACAAcagttttaaatctaaaagcataccagttaaatgttaaaaattgcACAAAACTACAACAATTTAATGTCTATAATGGAGCTCAACATTGTTTTATATCAGTATAAGTTGGAACTATTTAGAATACATGCATCTGTAATTTACAAGTTCTGAGAATCTGACAATAATTTTGTTGAGCAAGGTTTCCTGACACATCTCCTTCAGGAAGAGATGCTGTGTGAGTTCATGTTTTGGTGCTGGTGGTACACATGTCACTGCTCTGCTTGTCAGCTGAGTCTTTGGTCTTcaccaaagacaaaacaaagtaaataaagatgaagaaaCCTGGAAGCGACAAATGAAAGAGTGAGGTAacagtttagtttgtgttcAAAAGGTGGTCATGCAAATCATGCAAATACCCACTGATAAACAGCCAAACAGTGTCATGACACAGCGAAATGTCACTTCCATTTAGGTTTGTAGGAAAATTACCACACAAATGGCGTGATTAACAGACCTTGTAGAGAGTTCAGAATGCAGAAGAAGTATAGGCCAGCAGTGGTCAGGAGGCCGTACAAGAAGAAGGTAAAGCCCCAGGTGAGACCAAGCAGAACCATCACGACCAGCAGGGTGCAAATTTGTCTCTTGGCTGCATtacaagatctttgttcaaCGTGACTCATCAAATACGAAGgacagtaaaacacacacagcatgtCAATTATAATCAatgcaaaacaataataaaaataactttaaattaaattaactgcATTATTATTGAAGATACTAAAACCGGTATTGAGGGTATCTTTATCTCCCTAATCTTAttgcttttcatttcttttggttttgacCATTTCCTTTTTGCTTTCAGTCAGCTTAGCAGGCATTAGACTTTAAACCACTACATGAGTGACAGTGTCTCCTGATAAAATCTAAGCACTTTTACTGGATAAACTGCAACACGAAGCACTTTCTTAAACCTGTCCGAGATGCAGTTTAttactgcagcagcagcaattGTCAgtcaaaacatcaaaactcacagaacttCCTTtggtccttcacaataaaagactcAAGCAACTAGTGAAGGTTGACCTCAAAATGCTCTCAAATGATCTGAAGCTTATAAAAATGTCTtacaatattaatattattcgCCGATAAAACACATTCTGCCGCGTAAACTACAAGGGATGACTGAGTTAGAGTTGgctaaaataatttattcttatTGAAAACCATTCTGACATATAAAATCACTATTTACACAAGACAAATGGCTATAGTAGGTCTTTGTGTCAATTatggtttgattgtttttaaacttctttttttaatctcaaaattagaactttatttctgacacacaaaaacttttgcacagaactATATGACACTAatgcatttagtttgtttaatcATTGAAAGATTTAACAAAGATAATAAGCTCAAATGACCTTTTCGCTGGAGTGTGCAGCCACAAACCATCTGACTGTCACTCCAAACATGATCACATTAAAGAGGAACACAACGGCAAACACTCCCACTGTGGTCACCGTCTTCACTGTGTGATTGGTTAGATAGCAGCTACACAGAAAAGAAGCACAGACAACAATTTAAAGAGCACGACTCATCATATTTTGGTCCCAGAAAACCTGCAAATCTTAAAAGtactaacattaaaaaaactaaattagccttttcatgttctttaaagtaaaaacgtTTTGACACAGTTACAGTGTAACAATTACAATGTTGTaatggaaatttgttttttatgggctgctttttttgctttctgatcacaaaagcagaaaattataCACATGAAAGTAGTTTTATTGGGAATTTATCATATTAATCTAAGGTTAGAGAACTAATTATCACGATTTTCCTCTTGAGTAGTCATTGTGTAAGGCTAATGCTGCATCAAAACTGAGTTTAGTTTTCCATATGTGACATTGTTACTCTTCAGCTCCTTTCATTTCaatatacacatttttaaaacatatttcttgACTTTATTCATAGAAATGAATGTTACCGTTGTGAGCTCCAATCTtgacagtttaaaatgtgtataatttataataaaataaattcctttcaacatgaaacaataaaagacaaatgcTCTATATGATCATCTCTGTTCAGGTGACTTGAACATTCAATAAAAATCCCCCAGAGGCTAAAATAAGTGATTTCATgcctgattatttatttttttgtgtttaatgattCAGTTGAAAGATCTGAATATTCTCAGGTTCAAATAGATGCAAAACTGTTTATATCTACAAATTAATTATAACTCTAGATTGTTCAGGTTCAAACATTTGTCTCTTACATTTCAGAGCCATTTGGTTTAGATACATCCAGAGGGGCATGACCATAATAATCTGTGTCTATTATCACCACCACTGACACAATGACTGCAggaacacctgaaacacaagaaCTGGTTCATTAATTTAATGATGCAGTCATTTATTGTCCATGCTCAGATGATGCCACTCACCCCATCCCACCACGCTGAGTTTCAGCAGGTATCTCCTGATGTAGATGTTGAAGACTTTGACCAACAGAAGGTAGAGATGCAAACCCTCCAAGGCCATCCAGCTGAAGGTGGCCAACAGGGAGTAATGAAGACCAAGAgccatgtaaaaacaaaactcagtggAGGACATCGCTGCCACTGCCTCACTGGGGAGGAAGTGAAGGTTGAGGAGGATCAGAGCCACTGAGAGGCTGATGTGGATCTTCTTAGAATCATCTACTCTGAGTTCTCTGCAGGTAGAAAATGGCAGCTGTTAGCGACTTCTGAGCagattttgtgattattttgtgCTACAAGAAAATTTTGTTACAGAGGCTGGAAGGTGATGGAAGGAATGGATAAATGAACttgagaaagaaaaatcttttggattgttgtttaaactgaaataaatatgaaGGCAACAAATGTAACCATGTAGATGCTTAGTCAGGGCAGctgcaaaaagttaaaaaaagtgaagtgaaggaCTGATAAACACAATAAGGAATACATTGTTTTGGTGCTGGGAGGAATGTCAACCACCATGGAAGAGTTCATTACTTGTTAGTGATGAAGATCAGAACAGTGAGGACCAGAGCAAACAGAGAAATACTGCAGCCAATGATAGTAATGTACGACAGGATCTCCTGGTCTACAGGTGAGAGGGTTTCCTCAGACACAGACACCTGTAgagaaaatatttcacattctGTTACAACTCtttaactagattttttttttaacttagtttttttttaaagtgtagtCAAATTTTAGAGTTTAAAACAAGACCTATTTTTACGAAGTGGATACACAAACTCCTGGTGCTCATTTAGTGTGCCTTTATGGCTTATATTCTCTTACTTCCCAACAACTCGTACTGTAAATTCTTTGCTctattatgtttgttttttacaagttATAAAAAACCCCCATAATACCTATGTTTAAATGGTGTGCAGTACGAGTTAACATTACATCCTGCTTCTTTgattagtttaataaatagtttttttgatCATTATGAATCACTTCAGTTCTCCAACTACAACTGCATGTTAAAAGAACTGCTTGCAAACCAAATTAGCAAGGACTGCTAACTAACAAGGACTTTTCTTTGGTGATCTTAcctaaataattattataaaggCATTTGAACACTGAACAGTATAAGAATGACTAAAACTgctatgattttctttttaaacattaccTGCTTGGCCTTATTTGGCTTGACATGCCTTTCGAGTCCATGAAGCACCAATACAATAGCTGAACTTTGCTTATTTCTTTGGGGTCTGATCATCATCTAAAATCCTCTCAAGTACCATCTGAGTATTGGTTTAATAGAAAGAACAAATGAAGGAAAAGTGGCTttctaaaaaaatgaatttagaCGGTCAATGGGGCAGAAGTTGTAACTAAAATCTTTCTGTATCACTTTTAGttgtattaaaatctgtttatattgTGGGTTTTTGAGCACATGAGGAAAGCATTCAGTATATTAAATTTAGTCTGCTTTTTTAGACACATTCACAGAGAACAAAGAAAGGTGTATTTGTGTCAGAGatatccattttatttttatgctttattttgtgCAGACAGTCTTCCATTGTCCTCCTATAATGAAAAAGATCAGTCCTACCATGATCACAGCAAAGTATGTGAGATGGTAACAGGAGCAGGTGATGGCAGTCTGATTATGTTTCCAGAAGGTCAGACAGCCTTTGCTACTAAACTCTGAAACATCAAGAAGATCCACAAGTCACATCTGGACTTCAGATGATTACAGAAACACTCAATTTGTCAGCTAACAAGCAATGTAATTCTCTTTTTTGGTACTGCTTATCATAAATGAAATACTTGATACTCACTTTTGGATTCCATATCTAAGAACACACACACGAGTTTATGAATTTCCTGTGACACATATAATTCTGGTTCACATGTGGGTAATATCAGATATGTTTATCACTTATTTTTATGAGACAAAAGTCTCAAGTCAAATCTGTGCTCTTTATGTATTATTCAAtgacagcagaacaaaacaaaatgttaaaaacgtTACAATTTTAGgataatgacaaataaatgaaagtgtAGTTACATTTATGTTTGTAGTAATATTTATGGTAATGTTGACTGGTTCATGAagttctgaaaatgttttgccaCGCACACTCAGGCCATATAGTTTGCGGTCATACAGGTCATCTGAGCCAAACAAAGCAATCTGCGAAACAAAATAGAGTCAGTTGTTCGAAAGTTTATCCAGTGAATTTATTGGCAAACATTAAGTCATTATTCTGAAGGACGATTGCTACATAAAAATGAGGGATAGGGGGGTCACAGCAAGTCTTTCTGCTATGTGTGTTAATATATATGTGTAAAACAGTCATATGATGATATGATATTACTATTATTTGATGTTGTGATACCACATAGGTATTATCAGTATTACAACATGTGACCTGTGCTGACAATATGAGTCACGATGAGGAATTTCTCAATctttagttattattttcaaattctccttcttaaaagcttcaaaatgacgcgtagtttgttgaaatttggaaATTTATCACCTGGTCTGTcaacaagctggttttgttttataacttgATTTTAAGTGGTCTAAGTTCTAGACTGATGTCATCAGGATTTCCAGcatcatatttaaaaaggggacTGTCTAAGTTTCACAATAatgccaaacattatacaagGGATTTCTCAGCACTATGGCAATGTACAGAGAGAAATGGTTAATTTTAGCGGAAATTAAAGACAGATTATATTGaaagattatttctgaagacatacatgttaaaaaaatgatttataggTAAATTAAGAAGATTTTAAgctattttagttactgggatcGCTAGATGGTTTCTTTATAAAGGGTTTTATTTCTACACAAATCTCAGTTACGGCaaaaatcaataatttatttatttattttgcactgcAACATTCCGACTCATTTTGCCCACACAGATCACATTTAACATATAATATCACTGTATCACATGATACATTCGACATCACTATATTAGAAAAGATTGTGCTTTATCCTTCCCAGTTTGATTATTGAGGACTTTTTGTAAATGAGAACTGACCTACATTTTTCCCACAACTGCAGAGAATAATGCTGAACATTGTTTCTAGCTAGTCCTGCAACATAATTTTAGAGAAGTTTGTTGACATACACTAACTCATCTTCCTTGGTCTGTAACATAGATGACAACctatcattgttttcttttgtacaaTTTTTGAAACACAACCTCACACAGGACCTTATATCATGATTTCataaacatttaactaaaatacATCACATTTCTGTACATGCATTCCTGTTACTGTAACTACTGATTACTTAACCCATTTCATTGCACTCTGTGTAAACTTAATATGTCACTGCTGAGCTGAGAGAGTACCTACTCTGAAGTAGAAGCTAATACAGACCCAATAAAGGTAGTTATGAGAACTATAAATTTCTGACCTTATTTGGAAGATGAGTCACGCAGAACACAATTGTATTATTCTCTCCAGCAGCCAGCTCTCTTGGCAGGGAAGCTGTCACTTTTCTCTCATGCAACTCCATATATGACGTTGCCTGACAAAACCAGAAGCAGGAAATGAAAATGCACATTGCAGCACCTATAGAGCTATCTGTATGTTACACAAAGACCATtaataaaacatgataaaacatGTCTGGAATATAATTTTGCCACAATTCATATTATTATGTCATGGGTAAACATTTCAGTACCCCATTCTCCATCAAGCTCAGAtcatttcaacaaaataaatatgtttaccTCAGTGTCACTGGCATGAATCTGAAGACCCTTGAAATCACCAGTGGGCTTATGCAGGAAAGCCACAGTATCTTTGTCAGACATGGATATCATCCCATTCACCTTTGTTTCCTCCAGAACAGTTTGCAGGACCACAAATGAtcttgtgggaaaaaaaaagaaaagaaaaaaaaaatgctgaaatacacAGAATTATTAGGACAGTaatacaaaatgtttgttatctttgttataaagacaaaatgtttactGGACAATGTCATCATGGCTGccttttttcaaatttcctTTGAAAGTGTTTATGCAGCATTTGGCTTTTGGGACTCCTGTAcagtaaattatattttattaatttaggtaaagacaataaataaagaaaagctgtaCCAGTCAAAGGTTTAGACATGCCCAGTCACTTAATACAAATGAATCAATCAGATGTTGAACTGTCATACAAATATAACTTACATAGACATCATCTTACCTTCAGTATATTCTGTTGTATTACACTGATGCCaacaagaaccaaaacaaaggaaTTGCAGTTCATTTTGGAGTATTCTGCCTATTTGTTGTTGTCCACATTTCCCTTGACTTAAatcacatatttttgtttttagttctggAAATTTATGAATACAATTTTTAAGTTCAAAAGAATCTAcagttttttcctgttcatgtagATTTTGACACATTAGCTTATCCATCGTGAAGCACTTGCAATTTGTTTCACTGTCTTGTCTTGATGCATTTGAAGTCATTTGAATCAGAATGATAAATATGATCAACCACCAGAGGACACAGACCCTGTGAAATAgagaaatttaatttatataCAAAAGCTGTGTGTTTTACAGTCCTTGACCAGCCATAAAAAGcacattaaaatcaaaaataatgtGATGCATCACCAAATCAAACAATCCCTGCAGAGCTACACATTTCTATTAGAATATCATTGATGTTTTTTAGTCATAGTAACGAACACAGAGAAccaataaatcattctgtaaaGACAGCTCTTGTATAAAACTGGATTAATTGTCTAATGTTTCAAGCTCCTAGCTACATAAACAACAGTTATTTCTTATGTCGTGtattaacaacaataaaatctgCTAAATTAATGCGTTGAGCAGATGAAAGTCGTAGCCTACCTCTGCATGTTGCTGTATTCTTGGCAAAAATTAAAGTGAGAGGAGAACCGAGCACAGGTGATGTGACAGCATCACAGAGGTAGTGTTTTTTGGCAGTTCCAGTGAAGACACTCTGTCCGATGCTTGTTCCCTGGCTCAATATGTTAAGCCAGTTATTACAAATTTAGGAGTTAAGATGGATGCTGGTCTTAAGCTGGAAGCTCACATTAGAGCAGTTgtaaaatccagcttttttcatttaaggcaGCTAGCCAAAGTAAAACCTATGCTTTCTAGACAGCACTTTGAAACAGCAATCCATGCATTTGTGACCACACGgctggattactgtaatgcactttatATAGGTGTCAGTGATTCATGCATTTCCCAGCTTCAGAGggttcaaaatgctgctgcacgaCTTTTAACAGGTACACGAAAATTTGACCATATTTCccctgttttagctt
Protein-coding regions in this window:
- the LOC108237867 gene encoding adhesion G-protein coupled receptor G2-like, whose protein sequence is MSDKDTVAFLHKPTGDFKGLQIHASDTEIALFGSDDLYDRKLYGLSVSVSEETLSPVDQEILSYITIIGCSISLFALVLTVLIFITNKELRVDDSKKIHISLSVALILLNLHFLPSEAVAAMSSTEFCFYMALGLHYSLLATFSWMALEGLHLYLLLVKVFNIYIRRYLLKLSVVGWGVPAVIVSVVVIIDTDYYGHAPLDVSKPNGSEM